The following are from one region of the Shinella sp. PSBB067 genome:
- the bcsN gene encoding cellulose biosynthesis protein BcsN yields the protein MRWLILAALPFLAAGCTAVPDPFLETGAIRPDAPPISTEVSPDFAAAYLPSISGRIESVRQTARDGFLEQAIVYSNATALSGENLLTVRVGTPSEGPAFLRAPTRRAILAEMRQALPGIAMTISPAMGENVHGVYGYATGPLGASGSCLYAWQFAKRVSPVKETAMGRLETGNYSAQVRLRFCHPAMPEDRIATLMAGMRLKPVTRDTFALLQYAGGTGHARSQPALVIEEKVAPAPARHRVVEEKKAEEPVVVRNAVRVPLPGEVAEKKVAIAAKPAEKAAEPVKARSESALVPLPEAVTD from the coding sequence ATGCGCTGGTTGATCCTCGCCGCCCTTCCGTTCCTCGCCGCCGGCTGCACCGCCGTCCCCGATCCCTTCCTGGAGACGGGCGCCATCCGGCCGGACGCCCCGCCGATCTCGACGGAAGTCTCGCCGGACTTCGCCGCCGCCTACCTGCCGTCGATTTCCGGCCGCATCGAAAGCGTGCGCCAGACGGCGCGGGACGGCTTCCTCGAGCAGGCCATCGTCTATTCCAACGCGACCGCTCTTTCCGGCGAGAACCTGCTGACCGTGCGGGTCGGCACGCCTTCCGAGGGGCCGGCCTTCCTGCGCGCGCCGACGCGCCGGGCCATCCTCGCCGAGATGCGGCAGGCCCTGCCGGGCATCGCCATGACGATCAGCCCGGCAATGGGCGAGAATGTGCACGGCGTCTACGGCTACGCCACGGGACCGCTCGGCGCCTCGGGAAGCTGCCTCTATGCCTGGCAGTTCGCCAAGCGAGTCTCGCCCGTGAAGGAAACCGCGATGGGACGGCTCGAGACGGGCAACTATTCGGCGCAGGTGCGCCTGCGCTTCTGCCACCCGGCCATGCCGGAGGATCGCATCGCCACGCTGATGGCCGGCATGCGGCTGAAGCCGGTGACGCGCGATACCTTCGCCCTGCTGCAATATGCCGGCGGCACCGGCCATGCGCGCAGCCAGCCGGCCCTTGTCATCGAAGAGAAGGTGGCGCCGGCCCCCGCGAGACACCGCGTCGTGGAAGAAAAGAAGGCGGAGGAACCGGTCGTCGTCCGCAATGCCGTGCGCGTCCCGTTGCCGGGGGAAGTGGCGGAAAAGAAGGTGGCGATTGCCGCCAAGCCCGCGGAGAAGGCCGCGGAACCGGTGAAGGCCCGGTCCGAGAGCGCGCTGGTGCCTCTGCCGGAAGCCGTCACGGACTGA
- the bcsA gene encoding UDP-forming cellulose synthase catalytic subunit gives MTCVKWLAIPAGMLGLFLLWLPISLQAQLILSFAVLGVMFLAMTRPASTTLRLVTFTFAGILAMRYAFWRTTETLPSIHEPLNFIPGLILYLAEMYCLAMLAISFFMLADPLKRAAPAPGEAADLPTVDVFIPSYNEEPELLAGTLAAAKSLLYPKDKLTVYLLDDGGTEAKRNHKDPRVSIAAIRRHEQLKALCASLGVVYHARKQNDHAKAGNLNEGLKVSKGELVVVFDADHAPVREFLRETVGFFREDKKLFLVQTPHYFLNPDPLEKNLRTFARMPSENEMFYSILQRGLDKWNASFFCGSAAVLRRAALAAANGFSGQSITEDCETALALHSKGWHSVYVDKPLIAGLQPETFVSFIGQRARWCQGMLQILILNRPFLARGLTLAQRICYAGINLFWLFPLSRLAFVFSPLLYIFFSLEIYQANILEFASYAVTYLIGSFAMQSYLYGRVRWPWVSELYEYVQSVMLFGSIVSVVRNPRKPTFNVTAKGQTLDRSMLSPLARPYFAIFFLLLAAALYSGYRFLTEPVASELLTIVAAWNLINLGLAGAALGVVAERRELRRNQRLPVKRHALMKADGKLSNIIIQDASFGGISVEFVEDRPQIDLDHPLEATIQLRRAGQVIAFDVVCRSTHGAGADTLCGFAYKERTPETFMAIAELMYSDQSVLQERLTRRQIRHSFFWGTSRFALWSIRETLRALRYSFGLLRENAVKSIADAPIVVKESNAQMSGRVPEQPPVLQGVQAYG, from the coding sequence ATGACGTGCGTCAAATGGCTGGCGATTCCTGCCGGCATGCTCGGGCTGTTCCTTCTCTGGCTGCCGATCAGCCTTCAGGCACAGCTCATTCTCAGTTTCGCCGTGCTCGGCGTGATGTTCCTGGCCATGACGCGGCCGGCCAGCACCACCCTGCGGCTCGTCACCTTCACCTTCGCCGGCATCCTCGCCATGCGCTACGCCTTCTGGCGCACCACCGAGACGCTGCCGAGCATCCATGAACCGCTGAACTTCATTCCCGGCCTGATCCTCTATCTGGCGGAAATGTACTGCCTCGCCATGCTGGCGATCAGCTTCTTCATGCTGGCCGATCCCTTGAAGCGTGCGGCACCGGCGCCGGGCGAGGCGGCCGACCTTCCGACCGTCGACGTCTTCATTCCCTCCTACAACGAAGAGCCGGAGCTTCTGGCCGGCACGCTCGCCGCGGCAAAGTCGCTGCTCTATCCGAAGGACAAGCTGACCGTCTATCTGCTCGACGACGGCGGCACGGAAGCCAAGCGCAACCACAAGGACCCGCGGGTCTCCATCGCCGCGATCCGCCGGCACGAGCAGTTGAAGGCGCTCTGCGCCTCGCTCGGCGTCGTCTACCACGCGCGCAAGCAGAACGATCATGCGAAAGCCGGCAACCTCAACGAGGGCCTGAAGGTCTCGAAGGGCGAACTCGTCGTCGTCTTCGATGCCGACCATGCCCCGGTGCGCGAGTTCCTGCGCGAGACGGTCGGCTTCTTCCGCGAGGACAAGAAGCTCTTTCTCGTCCAGACGCCGCACTATTTCCTCAATCCCGATCCGCTCGAAAAGAACCTGCGCACCTTCGCGCGCATGCCCTCGGAAAACGAGATGTTCTATTCGATCCTGCAGCGCGGGCTCGACAAGTGGAACGCCTCGTTCTTCTGCGGCTCGGCGGCGGTGCTGCGCCGCGCGGCGCTCGCGGCGGCGAACGGCTTTTCCGGCCAGTCGATCACCGAGGACTGCGAGACGGCGCTGGCGCTCCATTCCAAGGGCTGGCACAGCGTCTATGTCGACAAGCCGCTGATCGCCGGCCTGCAGCCGGAGACCTTCGTGTCCTTCATCGGCCAGCGCGCGCGCTGGTGCCAGGGCATGCTGCAGATCCTGATCCTGAACCGGCCGTTCCTCGCCAGGGGCCTGACGCTCGCCCAGCGCATCTGCTACGCCGGCATCAACCTCTTCTGGCTCTTCCCGCTGTCGCGGCTGGCCTTCGTCTTCTCGCCGCTGCTCTACATCTTCTTCTCGCTGGAAATCTACCAGGCCAACATCCTCGAATTCGCCTCCTATGCGGTGACCTACCTCATCGGCTCCTTCGCCATGCAGAGCTACCTCTACGGGCGCGTACGCTGGCCCTGGGTCTCCGAGCTTTACGAATATGTGCAGTCGGTGATGCTGTTCGGCTCCATCGTCTCGGTGGTGCGCAACCCGCGAAAGCCCACCTTCAACGTCACCGCGAAAGGCCAGACGCTCGACCGCAGCATGCTGTCGCCGCTCGCCCGGCCGTATTTCGCCATCTTCTTCCTCCTGCTGGCGGCGGCGCTCTATTCCGGCTACCGCTTCCTGACCGAGCCGGTCGCAAGCGAACTCCTGACCATCGTCGCGGCCTGGAACCTCATCAATCTTGGCCTTGCCGGCGCGGCGCTCGGCGTCGTCGCCGAACGGCGCGAGCTGCGTCGCAACCAGCGCCTGCCGGTCAAGCGCCATGCCCTGATGAAGGCGGACGGCAAGCTCAGCAACATCATCATCCAGGACGCCTCCTTCGGCGGCATCTCGGTGGAATTCGTCGAGGACAGGCCGCAGATCGATCTGGATCACCCGCTGGAGGCAACGATCCAGCTTCGCCGCGCCGGCCAGGTCATCGCCTTCGACGTGGTCTGCCGCTCCACCCACGGCGCGGGCGCGGACACGCTCTGCGGCTTTGCCTACAAGGAACGCACGCCGGAAACCTTCATGGCGATCGCCGAGCTGATGTACTCGGACCAGTCCGTCCTTCAGGAGCGCCTGACCCGCCGCCAGATCCGCCACAGCTTCTTCTGGGGCACCTCGCGCTTCGCGCTGTGGAGCATCCGCGAGACGCTGCGGGCTCTGCGCTACTCGTTCGGCCTCCTTCGCGAGAACGCCGTCAAGTCCATCGCCGATGCCCCCATCGTCGTGAAGGAAAGCAATGCCCAGATGTCCGGCCGCGTCCCCGAGCAGCCGCCGGTTCTGCAAGGAGTGCAGGCCTATGGCTAA
- a CDS encoding LysR family transcriptional regulator encodes MNWDDARMFLAVARTGQLLAASRRLGVNHATLSRRVSALEEALKTRLLIRRTNGCDLTAEGEAFLRAAERMETEMLAVQASIGRIDTAVAGTVRVGAPDGFGVSFLAPRLGRLTARHPELKIQLVPIPRSFSLSQREADIAITLERPEQGRLVSSKLTDYTLGLYASRGYLDENGTPDTVEDLKAHRRIGYVEDLIFTASLNFTGEIMRSWDAGFEISSATGQTEAVRSGAGIGILHDYIARQHPELVRLLPAASIRRAYWTTWHESARDLVRVRTVAEFVQELVRQEHGIFL; translated from the coding sequence ATGAACTGGGACGATGCCCGCATGTTCCTGGCGGTGGCCCGCACCGGGCAACTGCTTGCCGCATCCCGCCGCCTCGGCGTCAACCACGCCACGCTCAGCCGCCGCGTCAGCGCGCTGGAGGAAGCGCTGAAGACGCGCCTTCTCATTCGCCGCACCAACGGCTGCGATCTCACCGCCGAGGGCGAGGCCTTTCTGCGCGCGGCCGAGCGGATGGAAACGGAGATGCTGGCGGTGCAGGCCAGCATCGGCCGTATCGACACCGCGGTTGCCGGCACCGTGCGCGTCGGGGCGCCGGACGGCTTCGGCGTCTCCTTCCTCGCCCCCCGCCTCGGCCGGCTGACGGCACGACACCCGGAACTGAAAATCCAGCTCGTGCCGATCCCCCGCTCCTTCTCGCTGTCGCAGCGCGAGGCGGACATCGCGATCACGCTGGAGCGCCCGGAACAGGGACGGCTCGTCTCCTCGAAACTCACGGACTATACGCTCGGCCTCTACGCTTCGCGCGGCTATCTCGACGAGAACGGCACGCCTGACACCGTCGAGGATCTCAAGGCGCACCGGCGCATCGGCTATGTGGAGGACCTGATCTTCACGGCCTCGCTCAACTTCACCGGCGAGATCATGCGTAGCTGGGACGCGGGTTTCGAGATTTCGAGCGCCACCGGCCAGACGGAGGCGGTGCGCTCTGGCGCCGGCATCGGCATCCTGCACGACTATATCGCCCGGCAACATCCCGAGCTCGTCCGCCTGCTGCCCGCCGCCTCGATCCGCCGCGCCTACTGGACGACCTGGCACGAAAGCGCGCGCGACCTCGTGCGCGTGCGCACCGTCGCCGAGTTCGTGCAGGAACTCGTGCGGCAGGAGCACGGCATCTTTCTCTGA
- a CDS encoding phasin: MAAKKTDDVFSIASLDPSKFSESFRDFAEKGAAQTKEAYAKMKEAAEDATKTVEATFESAQAGSVELGLKAIEALRTNAENSLSHMEALLGVKSVAELFELQTAFLRKQAEVVVEQAKTLQETSKKVAEKVIAPGKSAAEKAAKSFKAV, from the coding sequence ATGGCTGCCAAGAAGACCGACGACGTATTTTCCATCGCATCCCTCGACCCGAGCAAGTTTTCCGAAAGCTTCCGCGATTTCGCCGAAAAGGGCGCCGCGCAGACCAAGGAAGCCTATGCCAAGATGAAGGAAGCTGCCGAAGACGCCACGAAGACCGTTGAAGCGACGTTCGAAAGCGCGCAGGCCGGCTCCGTCGAACTCGGCCTCAAGGCCATCGAAGCGCTCCGCACCAATGCCGAAAACTCGCTTTCCCACATGGAAGCCCTGCTCGGCGTGAAGTCCGTTGCCGAACTCTTCGAGCTGCAGACCGCCTTCCTGCGCAAGCAGGCCGAGGTTGTCGTCGAGCAGGCCAAGACCCTTCAGGAAACCTCGAAGAAGGTTGCCGAAAAGGTCATCGCTCCGGGCAAGTCCGCCGCCGAAAAGGCCGCGAAGTCCTTCAAGGCCGTCTGA
- a CDS encoding cellulose biosynthesis cyclic di-GMP-binding regulatory protein BcsB — translation MAKTPLLGTLGLALLLASAGMGRAGELVADAVQPLLEGTALAGGLLPDPAGRVKPALPQTAAPGHLVPFEQSADAYMLSGEDDVATFTFALEGPQVAAGGMLNIAYVNAVSVLPDTARMDVEINGRDAGGFAIASPGGVRTEKLSVAAEFLKPGRNVVRLRARQHHRVDCSLAATYELWTKLDPALTGFASTLPSGLADFDSLLAVRRNAAGRTDVRLVLPGAPDAAALNEAAPVLQALTLFLDRDDVTVSVADKPGTGPGIDLVMAMDRDGAEALAKRGLAAAPRGLSVQAGASADRAMVVMRAADAGDVTTALLAAVKGPMADGLQSGVFGKGRGVLAVDAGERRTLKETGYETRVFSGRLSRTDFTVEMPADFYPAEYATIDLRLSAATSPGLEQTAQLLVRVNDRVVTSHPFRNREGQQFDGKRIELPLRAFRPGVNTLELLAELPVAADAACRPEERDDAKPRFILLDTTAIEIPQLARVGRLPDLAALAGKAYPYGAGKPFDLFIDRADTQSAGAGLTMLSRLALSARAPLNARIAIGAPSEGTGRDALVVSSQQDFAELGASGKTDFPDPARPDPMVTASVSPAASGNDAADLLEAFRTSTASRQEEGSLGSRIQLGLSAATRSFRRWLSYETDDAHAAAHGEGSLVTLSQMRSPDGLATWTVIRAGSPHDAAAGVERLVAPAVWRDLQGGTASIETASLSVVSLPAAERYVADLDDLSPGNLRRLAAAWFSDNFQIYVLVVLASLGLFAAWLGLTVPRKGVRSDT, via the coding sequence ATGGCTAAGACCCCTCTTCTCGGAACCCTGGGCCTTGCCCTTCTCCTCGCCTCGGCCGGCATGGGCCGCGCCGGCGAACTGGTCGCGGATGCCGTGCAGCCGCTGCTCGAAGGCACGGCGCTTGCCGGCGGCCTTCTGCCCGATCCCGCCGGCAGGGTAAAGCCGGCGCTGCCCCAAACGGCCGCCCCCGGACATCTCGTGCCGTTCGAGCAGTCCGCCGATGCCTACATGCTGTCGGGCGAGGACGACGTCGCCACCTTCACCTTCGCGCTGGAAGGTCCCCAGGTCGCCGCGGGCGGCATGCTGAACATCGCCTATGTCAATGCCGTCTCCGTGCTGCCCGATACCGCGCGCATGGATGTCGAGATCAACGGCCGCGATGCCGGCGGCTTCGCCATCGCCTCGCCGGGCGGCGTCAGGACGGAGAAGCTCTCCGTGGCGGCGGAATTCCTGAAGCCCGGCCGCAATGTCGTACGCCTTCGCGCCCGCCAGCATCATCGTGTCGATTGCTCGCTGGCGGCGACCTATGAGCTCTGGACGAAGCTCGATCCGGCGCTGACCGGCTTCGCCTCGACGCTGCCGTCCGGCCTTGCCGATTTCGATTCCCTGCTCGCCGTCCGCCGCAATGCCGCCGGGCGCACCGATGTCCGCCTCGTCCTGCCGGGCGCGCCGGATGCCGCGGCGTTGAACGAAGCCGCGCCCGTCCTGCAGGCGCTCACCCTCTTCCTCGATCGCGACGACGTGACCGTCTCGGTCGCCGACAAGCCGGGCACCGGACCCGGCATCGACCTTGTCATGGCGATGGACCGCGACGGGGCGGAGGCGCTTGCAAAGCGCGGCCTTGCCGCCGCGCCCCGCGGGCTTTCGGTGCAGGCGGGCGCGTCGGCGGACCGTGCCATGGTCGTGATGCGCGCGGCCGATGCCGGCGACGTCACGACGGCCCTGCTTGCCGCGGTGAAGGGCCCCATGGCCGATGGCCTGCAATCCGGTGTCTTCGGGAAGGGCAGGGGCGTTCTCGCCGTCGATGCCGGGGAGCGGCGCACGCTGAAGGAGACGGGCTACGAGACCCGTGTCTTCTCCGGCCGCCTTTCGCGCACGGATTTCACCGTCGAGATGCCGGCGGATTTCTATCCGGCCGAATATGCCACGATCGACCTGCGCCTTTCGGCGGCGACGTCGCCGGGGCTGGAACAGACCGCCCAGCTTCTCGTGCGCGTCAACGACAGGGTCGTGACGAGCCACCCCTTCCGCAACCGCGAGGGCCAGCAGTTCGACGGCAAGCGCATCGAACTGCCGCTGCGCGCCTTCCGGCCCGGCGTGAACACGCTCGAGCTGCTCGCCGAGCTGCCGGTCGCGGCCGACGCCGCCTGCCGGCCGGAGGAGCGCGACGATGCCAAGCCCCGCTTCATCCTGCTCGACACGACGGCGATCGAGATACCCCAGCTTGCCCGCGTCGGCCGGCTGCCGGATCTCGCGGCGCTCGCCGGCAAGGCCTACCCCTATGGCGCCGGCAAGCCCTTCGACCTCTTCATCGACCGGGCGGACACGCAATCGGCCGGCGCAGGCCTCACCATGCTCTCGCGCCTGGCGCTTTCCGCCCGCGCGCCGCTGAATGCGAGGATCGCCATCGGCGCGCCGTCCGAAGGCACCGGCCGCGACGCGCTGGTCGTTTCCTCGCAGCAGGATTTCGCCGAGCTCGGCGCATCGGGAAAGACGGACTTCCCCGATCCCGCAAGGCCCGATCCCATGGTTACGGCGTCTGTCTCCCCGGCGGCATCCGGCAACGATGCGGCCGATCTTCTGGAGGCCTTCCGGACTTCCACCGCGTCCCGGCAGGAGGAAGGGTCGCTCGGTTCGCGCATCCAGCTCGGGCTCTCCGCCGCCACCAGGAGCTTCCGCCGCTGGCTGAGCTATGAGACGGACGACGCGCACGCCGCCGCGCATGGCGAGGGTTCGCTGGTGACGCTGTCGCAGATGCGCTCGCCGGACGGGCTTGCCACCTGGACGGTGATCCGCGCCGGCTCCCCGCACGATGCGGCGGCCGGGGTGGAGCGGCTCGTGGCGCCCGCCGTCTGGCGGGACCTCCAGGGCGGCACGGCGTCCATCGAAACGGCGAGCCTGTCCGTGGTCAGCCTGCCGGCTGCCGAGCGCTATGTCGCCGACCTCGACGATCTCAGCCCCGGCAACCTTCGCCGCCTCGCGGCCGCCTGGTTCTCCGACAATTTCCAGATCTATGTGCTGGTCGTCCTCGCAAGCCTCGGCCTCTTCGCCGCCTGGCTCGGGCTGACGGTGCCGCGCAAGGGCGTGAGGTCCGACACATGA
- a CDS encoding ATP-binding protein: protein MSAKQYPFIDVAVHERVRLPFARGEAVVLFSRDMARVLWSNGRGAALFGQDNIYDLLDVGPDRADVAFRQLAATARQVQAPGERRSFLMRIGSGFRSIPVNATVEAITIRPGDEAILFSAPVAGRQDDKEAARAMLAGFDDPDTHMAVLDGEGTVVAASDGFDGLSISGETRHTLVEAAGRSAERLVKRPIATGRGHLPAAIGRISNDPPLHLLFAVETILGHLDPDEDEPVAEAPPAAVEEPQEATAETVAPDAGGAAEEEAPAQETTPEAVGEEPAGIGHIAEEPAGEASPETVDTGIAEPVAAAGMTETTGFTFNPQGRPIRFVWKIDATGRFSEISDEFAAAVGPHAASISGERFSDVAARFELDPTGKIGDLLRRRDTWSGKTILWPVEGTRLVVPVDLAALPTYSRDREFDGFRGFGIVRVADAVEDPHARGLALDEPRGMDDVLVEETLSAETGVLLETAATEPDDPAVDAEAGAESEPSASTDETAAAGGSAETDRPEEAAPASDTPEEAEGEEEDAFRGERPALRLVETPARRQSDKVVQLETRRGRGGLFDGLSTGEQAAFREIARQLGETFGKRKPEDRPSGEAPAEVPTEDSKPVAQAAGETETEMPGLEIGPHADDLLHDEHPGERAGFAPSRRQMDYGLTAAVVDALPVALLVHVGDRLIHANPEFFRLTGYGDLEDLEASGGLDILLDGPEEGAEESDGTMALRHADGESTSAVRARLQSIRWEDGTALMLALTPVQEKPALTLVETPPAAATDERSADQAAVSALRIEVSELRSILETATDGVVVVGQDGDIRSMNRSASALFNYDEDETRGRPFAMLFAHESQKAVLDYLAGLSGHGVASVLNDGREVIGREAGGGFIPLFMTMGRLSSSAGYCAVIRDITQWKRTEEELRNAKRAAETANAHKSDFLARVSHEIRTPLNAIIGFSDMMATERFGPIGHSRYIEYANDIGRSGRHVLDIVNDLLDISKIEAGEMELEFTAVGLNETISEAVSLVQPQANAQRVIIRTSLSANVPQIVADLRSIKQIALNILSNAIRFTPSGGQIVVSTAYEANGSVVLRIRDTGVGMTRSELEQAMKPFRQVTTGARKRGDGTGLGLPLTKAMVDANRANFAISSTPNEGTLVEVIFPSPRVLAD, encoded by the coding sequence ATGTCCGCAAAGCAGTACCCCTTTATCGACGTCGCCGTCCATGAACGGGTGCGCCTGCCCTTTGCCCGGGGCGAGGCGGTCGTCCTGTTCTCCAGGGACATGGCGCGGGTGCTCTGGTCGAACGGCCGGGGCGCGGCCCTTTTCGGCCAGGACAATATCTACGACCTGCTCGATGTCGGCCCCGACCGGGCGGACGTCGCCTTCCGCCAGCTTGCGGCAACCGCCCGGCAGGTGCAGGCGCCGGGTGAGCGGCGCAGCTTCCTCATGCGCATCGGCAGCGGCTTTCGCAGCATACCGGTCAATGCAACGGTAGAGGCGATCACCATCCGCCCCGGCGACGAGGCGATCCTGTTCAGCGCGCCCGTCGCCGGCAGGCAGGACGACAAGGAGGCCGCGCGGGCGATGCTCGCCGGCTTCGACGATCCCGACACGCATATGGCGGTGCTGGACGGGGAAGGCACCGTCGTCGCCGCCTCCGACGGCTTCGACGGCCTTTCCATCAGCGGAGAGACGCGGCACACCCTTGTCGAGGCGGCCGGCCGCAGCGCCGAACGGCTCGTCAAACGCCCCATCGCCACCGGCCGCGGCCACCTGCCCGCCGCCATCGGCCGCATCTCCAACGATCCCCCGCTGCATCTGCTCTTCGCCGTCGAAACCATTCTCGGGCATCTCGATCCGGACGAGGACGAACCCGTCGCCGAGGCGCCCCCTGCTGCGGTGGAGGAGCCGCAGGAGGCAACCGCCGAAACCGTGGCGCCCGACGCCGGCGGCGCTGCCGAGGAAGAGGCCCCCGCGCAAGAGACGACGCCCGAAGCGGTTGGCGAGGAGCCGGCCGGCATCGGCCACATCGCGGAGGAACCGGCCGGCGAAGCGTCGCCGGAAACGGTCGATACCGGGATTGCCGAGCCCGTCGCGGCTGCCGGCATGACGGAGACCACCGGCTTCACCTTCAATCCCCAGGGCCGCCCGATCCGCTTCGTCTGGAAGATCGACGCCACGGGGCGGTTCAGCGAGATTTCCGACGAGTTCGCCGCCGCCGTCGGGCCGCATGCCGCGTCGATTTCCGGCGAGCGTTTCAGCGACGTCGCCGCACGCTTCGAGCTCGACCCCACGGGCAAGATCGGCGACCTGCTGCGCCGCCGCGACACCTGGTCCGGCAAGACGATCCTCTGGCCCGTGGAAGGCACGCGCCTCGTCGTGCCGGTCGACCTTGCCGCGCTGCCCACCTATTCCCGCGACCGCGAGTTCGACGGCTTCCGCGGCTTCGGCATCGTGCGCGTCGCCGATGCCGTCGAGGATCCCCATGCCCGTGGCCTCGCGCTGGACGAGCCCCGCGGCATGGACGACGTCCTCGTCGAGGAAACCCTGAGCGCGGAAACCGGCGTCCTGCTGGAGACAGCGGCGACCGAACCGGACGACCCTGCCGTGGACGCGGAAGCCGGCGCGGAAAGCGAGCCGTCCGCCTCGACGGACGAGACCGCGGCGGCAGGCGGCTCCGCCGAAACGGATCGGCCCGAGGAAGCGGCTCCCGCCTCCGATACCCCTGAAGAGGCCGAGGGCGAGGAAGAGGATGCCTTCCGCGGCGAGCGCCCGGCGCTGCGCCTCGTCGAGACGCCGGCCCGCCGGCAGTCCGACAAGGTGGTGCAACTGGAAACGCGGCGCGGCCGCGGCGGGCTCTTCGACGGTCTTTCGACCGGCGAACAGGCGGCATTCCGCGAGATCGCCCGCCAGCTCGGCGAGACCTTCGGCAAGCGCAAGCCCGAAGACCGCCCCTCCGGCGAGGCGCCGGCCGAGGTGCCCACGGAAGACAGCAAGCCCGTTGCGCAAGCCGCCGGCGAAACCGAGACGGAAATGCCCGGCCTGGAAATCGGCCCGCATGCCGACGACCTGCTGCACGACGAGCATCCGGGCGAGCGCGCGGGCTTTGCCCCCTCTCGCCGGCAGATGGACTATGGCCTGACCGCCGCCGTCGTCGATGCGCTGCCCGTCGCGCTGCTGGTCCATGTCGGCGACCGGCTCATCCATGCCAACCCGGAATTCTTCCGCCTGACCGGCTATGGCGACCTGGAGGACCTCGAAGCCTCCGGCGGGCTCGACATCCTGCTCGACGGTCCCGAGGAGGGTGCGGAGGAGAGCGACGGCACCATGGCGCTGCGCCATGCCGACGGCGAGAGCACGAGCGCGGTCCGGGCCCGCCTCCAGTCCATCCGCTGGGAGGACGGCACGGCACTCATGCTAGCGCTGACCCCCGTGCAGGAAAAACCGGCCCTGACGCTGGTCGAAACGCCGCCCGCCGCAGCCACCGACGAGCGCAGCGCCGACCAGGCTGCCGTCTCTGCCCTCCGCATCGAGGTGAGCGAACTGCGCTCCATTCTCGAAACCGCGACGGACGGCGTCGTCGTCGTCGGCCAGGACGGCGACATCCGCTCGATGAACCGTTCGGCAAGCGCCCTCTTCAACTACGACGAGGACGAGACGCGCGGCCGCCCCTTCGCCATGCTGTTCGCCCATGAAAGCCAGAAGGCGGTGCTCGACTATCTCGCCGGCCTTTCCGGGCATGGCGTGGCGAGCGTGCTCAACGACGGGCGGGAGGTCATCGGCCGGGAGGCCGGCGGCGGCTTCATCCCGCTGTTCATGACCATGGGCCGCCTTTCCTCCTCCGCCGGCTATTGCGCCGTCATCCGCGACATCACCCAGTGGAAGCGCACGGAAGAGGAACTGCGCAACGCCAAGCGGGCGGCCGAGACGGCGAATGCCCACAAGAGCGACTTCCTCGCCCGCGTCAGCCACGAGATCCGCACGCCGCTCAATGCCATCATCGGCTTTTCCGACATGATGGCGACGGAGCGCTTCGGGCCGATCGGCCATTCGCGCTACATCGAATATGCCAACGACATCGGCCGCTCCGGCCGCCATGTGCTCGACATCGTCAACGACCTGCTCGACATTTCCAAGATCGAGGCGGGCGAGATGGAGCTGGAATTCACCGCCGTCGGCCTCAACGAGACGATCTCGGAAGCCGTCTCGCTGGTGCAGCCGCAGGCCAATGCCCAGCGCGTCATCATCCGCACCTCGCTTTCGGCAAACGTCCCGCAGATCGTCGCCGACCTCAGGTCCATCAAGCAGATCGCGCTGAACATCCTGTCGAATGCCATTCGCTTCACGCCGTCCGGCGGCCAGATCGTCGTGTCGACCGCCTACGAGGCCAACGGCAGCGTCGTGCTGCGCATCCGCGACACCGGCGTCGGCATGACGCGCAGCGAACTGGAGCAGGCGATGAAGCCCTTCCGGCAGGTGACGACGGGCGCGCGCAAGCGCGGCGACGGCACCGGGCTCGGCCTGCCGCTGACCAAGGCGATGGTGGATGCCAACCGGGCGAATTTCGCCATCAGCTCCACGCCGAACGAAGGCACGCTGGTCGAGGTGATCTTCCCCTCGCCGCGCGTGCTGGCGGACTGA